Proteins co-encoded in one Variovorax terrae genomic window:
- a CDS encoding branched-chain amino acid ABC transporter permease, translated as MSLAPSSFAALGTAARAEAAPAPPDAAALHRALAGVSRQAWRSLAVMVCAVLLFGLLASWLANAYWIKTLTSALALSVAVAGVALLYGQLGLVSLCQHALLGAGGWVALRLSHGLQWPFELSVLAGGLSAALIGMLAGLPALRLRGLYLALVTLMMAGGFQVLATAIGFPDGGAGWLGRMMGSERLLMPRPALALSDAAYLRYTAAWLAAVLALVELHRRTRAGRSWALIRRGEAAATAAGVNILLYQTWAFGLAGFCAGAGGALLAGGVGQLDGRAFTAGDSVMMFALSVVGGAYHWLGAVVAGLLLRAVPALLTDFNVNGFLAQIFFGAALLHALVTAPGGIAGQWLALAGALGHRLRPAAQGEGRP; from the coding sequence ATGTCGCTCGCTCCCTCCTCGTTCGCCGCCCTGGGCACCGCCGCGCGCGCCGAGGCGGCCCCAGCGCCGCCCGATGCCGCGGCGCTGCACCGCGCGCTGGCCGGCGTGTCGCGCCAGGCCTGGCGCTCGCTCGCCGTCATGGTGTGCGCGGTGCTGCTGTTTGGCCTGCTCGCGTCGTGGCTGGCCAATGCCTACTGGATCAAGACGCTGACCTCGGCGCTCGCGCTGTCGGTGGCGGTGGCCGGCGTGGCGCTGCTGTACGGCCAGCTCGGCCTGGTGAGCCTGTGTCAGCACGCGCTGCTGGGTGCGGGCGGCTGGGTGGCGCTGCGCCTGAGCCACGGCCTGCAGTGGCCGTTCGAGCTGAGCGTGCTGGCCGGCGGCCTGAGCGCGGCGCTGATCGGCATGCTGGCCGGCCTGCCGGCGCTGCGGCTGCGCGGACTGTACCTGGCGCTGGTCACGCTCATGATGGCCGGCGGCTTCCAGGTGCTGGCGACGGCCATCGGTTTTCCCGACGGCGGCGCTGGCTGGCTCGGCCGCATGATGGGCAGCGAGCGGCTGTTGATGCCGCGCCCGGCGCTGGCGCTGTCCGACGCGGCCTACCTGCGCTACACCGCCGCCTGGCTGGCCGCCGTGCTGGCGCTGGTGGAGCTGCACCGGCGCACGCGGGCCGGCCGCTCCTGGGCGCTGATCCGGCGCGGCGAGGCGGCCGCCACGGCAGCCGGCGTCAACATCCTGCTGTACCAGACCTGGGCCTTCGGACTGGCGGGCTTCTGCGCCGGCGCCGGCGGCGCGCTGCTGGCCGGCGGCGTGGGCCAGCTCGACGGGCGCGCCTTCACGGCGGGCGACTCGGTGATGATGTTCGCGCTCAGCGTGGTGGGCGGCGCCTACCACTGGCTGGGCGCGGTGGTCGCGGGGCTGCTGCTGCGCGCCGTGCCGGCGCTGCTGACCGATTTCAACGTCAACGGTTTCCTGGCGCAGATCTTCTTCGGTGCGGCGCTGCTGCATGCGCTGGTCACGGCGCCCGGCGGCATCGCCGGGCAGTGGCTGGCGCTGGCCGGGGCGCTGGGGCACCGGCTGCGGCCGGCGGCGCAGGGGGAGGGGAGGCCATGA
- a CDS encoding helix-turn-helix domain-containing protein has product MVDARHFTTRHALPQERAQCWGEAVTRYFGHLDAHCEEPEAFEAQMQAYQVGPLRVFSISASGNDVERPPRHLRDHGSDYFKLLLQLEGRSEIMQRDATVTLGHTDWSLYDPAQPYCIHSPRRYKHLVVQIPRPKLQGFAVPNLHTSQIGDVQLQGLFRLLASFLGSLSDQLPTLPGAAGLPLSETIVGLLSSTLAAHQNAYGEHVCLPAVLRARVKQHVQAHLVDPELSLDRIAEQMRCSKRYLHRVFEEEGVTLDRYIWHSRLARCRDALAEAASSGARVSIAEIAFRWGFSSQAHFSRAFKERYGLTPREFLQRGEAGDGQPSSLTTH; this is encoded by the coding sequence ATCGTGGACGCCCGCCACTTCACCACCCGCCATGCCCTGCCTCAGGAACGCGCCCAATGCTGGGGCGAGGCGGTCACGCGCTATTTCGGCCACCTCGACGCACACTGCGAGGAGCCCGAAGCCTTCGAGGCCCAGATGCAGGCCTACCAGGTCGGCCCGCTGCGCGTGTTCAGCATCAGCGCCTCGGGCAACGACGTGGAGCGCCCGCCGCGCCACCTGCGCGACCACGGCTCGGACTACTTCAAGCTGCTGCTGCAGCTCGAAGGCCGCAGCGAGATCATGCAGCGCGACGCCACCGTCACGCTCGGCCACACCGACTGGAGCCTGTACGACCCGGCCCAGCCCTACTGCATCCACAGCCCGCGCCGCTACAAGCACCTGGTGGTGCAGATCCCGCGGCCCAAGCTGCAGGGCTTCGCCGTGCCCAACCTGCACACCTCGCAGATCGGCGACGTGCAGTTGCAGGGCCTGTTCCGCCTGCTGGCCTCGTTCCTCGGTTCGCTGTCCGACCAGTTGCCCACGCTGCCGGGCGCGGCCGGGCTGCCGCTGTCGGAAACCATCGTCGGCCTGCTGAGCTCCACGCTGGCCGCGCACCAGAACGCCTACGGCGAGCACGTGTGCCTGCCGGCCGTGCTGCGCGCGCGCGTCAAGCAGCACGTGCAGGCGCACCTGGTGGACCCGGAGCTGTCGCTGGACCGCATCGCCGAGCAGATGCGCTGCTCCAAGCGCTACCTGCACCGCGTGTTCGAGGAGGAAGGCGTCACGCTGGACCGCTACATCTGGCACAGCCGCCTGGCGCGCTGCCGCGACGCGCTGGCCGAGGCCGCCAGCAGCGGCGCGCGCGTGTCGATCGCCGAGATCGCGTTCCGCTGGGGCTTCAGCAGCCAGGCGCATTTCAGCCGCGCCTTCAAGGAACGCTACGGCCTCACGCCGCGCGAGTTCCTGCAACGCGGCGAGGCCGGCGACGGCCAGCCCTCATCCCTCACCACACACTGA
- a CDS encoding ABC transporter ATP-binding protein, whose translation MTTVMDAGAGRELELDQLMVQRGGKPVLHGVSLRIARGEVTALVGANGAGKSTTVMALAGVLPLSAGQVRLDGRPLALRRPEAVRAQGVAVVPEGHRVLGDLSVQDNLLAAATALPAPQARAAVAEMFALFPELMPKRDTPGRLLSGGQKQMVCIAQALVARPRYLAIDELSLGLAPAVVKRLAGVVQAVARQGVGVLLIEQFTTVALAVASRAYVLERGRVAFEGSAAELRAHPEILHSSYLAA comes from the coding sequence ATGACGACAGTGATGGATGCTGGCGCAGGCAGGGAGCTGGAACTCGACCAACTGATGGTGCAGCGCGGCGGCAAGCCCGTGCTGCACGGCGTGAGCCTGCGCATCGCGCGCGGCGAGGTCACGGCCCTGGTGGGCGCCAACGGCGCCGGCAAATCGACCACCGTGATGGCGCTGGCCGGCGTGCTGCCGCTGAGCGCGGGCCAGGTGCGGCTGGACGGCCGGCCGCTGGCGCTGCGGCGGCCCGAGGCGGTGCGCGCGCAGGGCGTGGCGGTGGTGCCCGAGGGCCATCGCGTGCTGGGCGACCTGTCGGTGCAGGACAACCTGCTGGCCGCCGCCACCGCGCTGCCGGCGCCGCAGGCGCGCGCCGCGGTGGCGGAGATGTTCGCGCTGTTCCCTGAACTGATGCCCAAGCGCGACACGCCGGGCCGGCTGCTGTCGGGCGGGCAGAAGCAGATGGTCTGCATCGCGCAGGCGCTGGTGGCGCGGCCGCGCTATCTGGCCATCGACGAACTCTCGCTCGGCCTGGCGCCGGCCGTGGTGAAGCGGCTGGCCGGCGTGGTGCAGGCGGTGGCGCGCCAGGGCGTGGGCGTGCTGCTGATCGAGCAGTTCACCACGGTGGCGCTGGCGGTGGCCAGCCGCGCCTATGTTCTGGAGCGCGGGCGCGTGGCGTTCGAGGGCAGCGCGGCCGAGCTGCGCGCGCACCCCGAGATCCTGCACAGCAGCTATCTCGCGGCCTGA
- a CDS encoding ABC transporter ATP-binding protein yields MIRIENLTVRFGGVRAIDALSAELAAPVCGLIGPNGAGKTTLVNVLSGLVWAAEGQVTVDGTELLALRPAQRVRFGLRRSFQTEQVVEDLSVWDNVQAVLDHVPAGAGSAFEQVARVLGHVGLAGAATRAGARLNLFERRMVEIAKALVGRPRLLLLDEPGAGLTEHEAMRLREVLLGIPAFCGAQVLLIDHDVDLIADTCAETLVLDFGRRLALGPTREVLQDPAVQRAYLGAEA; encoded by the coding sequence ATGATCCGAATCGAGAACCTCACGGTGCGCTTCGGCGGCGTGCGCGCCATCGACGCGCTGAGCGCCGAGCTGGCCGCGCCGGTGTGCGGCCTGATCGGGCCCAACGGCGCAGGCAAGACCACGCTGGTCAACGTGCTTAGCGGCCTGGTGTGGGCCGCCGAGGGGCAGGTGACGGTGGACGGCACCGAGCTCTTGGCGCTGCGGCCGGCGCAGCGCGTGCGCTTCGGGCTGCGCCGCTCGTTCCAGACCGAGCAGGTGGTCGAGGACCTGAGCGTGTGGGACAACGTGCAGGCCGTGCTCGACCACGTGCCGGCCGGCGCGGGCAGCGCCTTCGAGCAGGTGGCGCGCGTGCTCGGCCATGTGGGGCTGGCCGGCGCGGCCACGCGGGCGGGGGCGCGGCTCAACCTGTTCGAGCGCCGCATGGTGGAGATCGCCAAGGCGCTGGTGGGCCGGCCGCGCCTGCTGCTGCTGGACGAGCCCGGCGCCGGCCTGACCGAGCACGAGGCCATGCGGCTGCGCGAGGTGCTGCTCGGCATCCCGGCGTTCTGCGGCGCGCAGGTGCTGCTGATCGACCACGACGTGGACCTGATCGCCGACACCTGCGCCGAGACGCTGGTGCTGGACTTCGGGCGCCGGCTGGCGCTGGGCCCGACGCGCGAGGTGCTGCAGGACCCGGCCGTGCAGCGCGCCTACCTGGGAGCGGAAGCATGA
- a CDS encoding nuclear transport factor 2 family protein codes for MSTTARTPHQIIADHYAASDRHDLDGMLADMAPDVRWTEMAGFPCAGTYVGAQAVVEHVFQRLAADWQDYRFTLERLYDAGATVLATGQYSGTHRASGRSFTARVAHVWQLHGGRVTAFEQFTDTLLVAQAVA; via the coding sequence ATGAGCACCACCGCACGCACCCCCCACCAGATCATCGCGGACCACTACGCCGCATCCGACCGCCACGACCTCGACGGCATGCTGGCCGACATGGCGCCCGACGTGCGCTGGACCGAGATGGCGGGCTTTCCCTGCGCCGGCACCTATGTGGGCGCCCAGGCCGTGGTCGAACACGTGTTCCAGCGCCTGGCGGCGGACTGGCAGGACTACCGCTTCACGCTGGAGCGGCTGTACGACGCCGGCGCCACCGTGCTGGCCACCGGGCAGTACAGCGGCACGCACCGCGCCAGCGGCCGGTCGTTCACCGCGCGCGTGGCCCATGTCTGGCAGCTACACGGCGGCCGCGTCACGGCCTTCGAGCAATTCACCGACACGCTGCTGGTGGCGCAGGCCGTGGCCTGA
- a CDS encoding aldehyde dehydrogenase family protein produces MKLNDLTQQHLRSLGLLDRGRLGNWIDGVEVAPHDGGYLPVRDPATELLVAEVADSRAADIDRAVQAARRAFDNGAWTGLRPAERERLLCRLADLIEAHGDELAALETLETGKLLGIARAIDVGAGAEHVRYMAGWATKIEGSTLDTSIGVPPGTRYHAYTQREPAGVVAAVVPWNFPLAIALWKVAPALACGCTVVLKPAPETPLTALRLAQLAQEAGLPAGVLNVVTGGGEAGAALVAHPGVDKISFTGSTAVGKAIGHTALDRMARFTLELGGKSPMIVLDDMDPERAAQGAAMGIFFNQGQVCTAGSRVYVQRARYAQMLEALAAQAAQLRIGSGFDPQTQIGPLVSQRQLDRVMAYVDGARAEGARLVAGGRRALDGGYFVQPTVFADTAPDQRIVREEIFGPVVAVMPFDDEDEALALANDTPYGLAASVWSNDLSRVHRVVPRLKAGIVWVNTHNMLDNNLPFGGHKQSGYGRDLGRAAIEQYTELKSVCIAY; encoded by the coding sequence ATGAAACTCAATGACCTGACCCAGCAGCACCTGCGCAGCCTGGGCCTGCTGGACCGGGGCCGGCTCGGCAACTGGATCGACGGCGTCGAGGTGGCGCCACACGACGGCGGCTACCTGCCGGTGCGCGACCCTGCCACCGAACTGCTGGTGGCCGAGGTGGCCGACAGCCGGGCGGCCGACATCGACCGCGCCGTGCAGGCTGCGCGCCGCGCCTTCGACAACGGCGCCTGGACCGGCCTGCGCCCGGCCGAGCGCGAGCGCCTGCTGTGCCGATTGGCTGACCTGATCGAGGCCCACGGCGACGAACTGGCGGCGCTGGAAACCCTGGAGACCGGCAAGCTGCTGGGCATCGCCCGCGCCATCGACGTCGGCGCCGGCGCCGAGCATGTGCGCTACATGGCGGGCTGGGCCACCAAGATCGAGGGCAGCACGCTCGACACCTCGATCGGCGTGCCGCCCGGCACCCGCTACCACGCCTACACGCAGCGCGAGCCCGCGGGCGTGGTGGCGGCCGTGGTGCCCTGGAACTTCCCGCTGGCGATCGCGCTGTGGAAGGTGGCGCCGGCGCTGGCCTGCGGCTGCACCGTAGTGCTCAAGCCCGCGCCCGAAACACCGCTGACCGCGCTGCGCCTGGCCCAGCTCGCACAGGAGGCCGGGCTGCCGGCCGGCGTGCTCAACGTGGTCACGGGCGGCGGCGAGGCCGGCGCGGCCCTGGTGGCGCACCCCGGCGTGGACAAGATCTCGTTCACCGGCTCCACCGCCGTGGGCAAGGCCATCGGCCACACCGCGCTGGACCGCATGGCGCGCTTCACGCTGGAGTTGGGCGGCAAGTCGCCCATGATCGTGTTGGACGACATGGACCCCGAGCGCGCGGCGCAGGGCGCGGCCATGGGCATCTTTTTCAACCAGGGCCAGGTCTGCACCGCGGGCTCGCGCGTGTACGTGCAGCGCGCCCGCTATGCCCAGATGCTGGAGGCGCTGGCGGCGCAGGCGGCGCAGCTGCGCATCGGCTCGGGCTTCGACCCGCAGACCCAGATCGGGCCGCTGGTGTCGCAGCGCCAGCTCGACCGCGTGATGGCCTACGTGGACGGCGCGCGCGCCGAGGGCGCGCGGCTGGTGGCCGGCGGCCGGCGCGCGCTGGACGGCGGCTACTTCGTGCAGCCCACCGTGTTCGCCGACACCGCGCCGGACCAGCGCATCGTGCGCGAGGAAATCTTCGGCCCGGTGGTCGCGGTCATGCCCTTCGACGACGAGGACGAGGCGCTGGCGCTGGCCAACGACACGCCCTACGGCCTGGCCGCCAGCGTCTGGTCGAACGACCTGTCGCGCGTGCACCGCGTGGTGCCGCGCCTGAAGGCCGGCATCGTCTGGGTCAACACCCACAACATGCTGGACAACAACCTGCCGTTCGGCGGCCACAAGCAGTCGGGCTACGGCCGCGACCTGGGGCGCGCCGCGATCGAGCAGTACACCGAACTCAAGTCGGTGTGCATCGCGTACTGA
- a CDS encoding branched-chain amino acid ABC transporter permease → MDTLLPFFVSGLGLGAVYALSGVGLVVLFRSAGVLNFAFGAIGALGAYVAWSALERDWPLALACAACVASSMALSLGYGRLLAPLLAQREPTIRSIATLGFALIVTGFTEWYWDEQPRRLSLPTDADGVEFATALGDVRLTYTRLIGLALAGLMVLAIGLLLSRTRIGLKMRALANDRDLSALLGIRVLQVDTVAWVLSGAFAGVCGLLLANMVRLQATLLTFLVIPAFAAAILGRLHSLPATVAAGLGIGVLEALAITVPGFAAYRTATPFLVALVAILFFRNTARKA, encoded by the coding sequence GTGGACACGCTTCTTCCCTTCTTCGTCTCGGGCCTGGGCCTGGGGGCGGTGTATGCCCTGTCGGGCGTCGGCCTGGTGGTGCTGTTCCGCTCGGCCGGCGTGCTCAACTTCGCCTTCGGGGCGATCGGGGCGCTGGGCGCCTACGTGGCCTGGTCGGCGCTGGAGCGCGACTGGCCGCTGGCGCTGGCCTGCGCCGCCTGCGTGGCCAGCTCGATGGCGCTGTCGCTCGGCTACGGCCGGCTGCTGGCGCCGCTGCTGGCGCAACGCGAGCCGACCATCCGCAGCATCGCCACGCTGGGCTTCGCGCTCATCGTGACCGGCTTCACCGAGTGGTACTGGGACGAGCAGCCGCGCCGCCTGAGCCTGCCCACCGACGCCGACGGCGTGGAGTTCGCCACCGCGCTGGGCGACGTGCGGCTGACCTACACGCGGCTCATCGGCCTGGCGCTGGCCGGGCTCATGGTGCTGGCCATCGGGCTGCTGCTGTCGCGCACGCGCATCGGCCTGAAGATGCGCGCCCTGGCCAACGACCGCGACCTGAGCGCGCTGCTGGGCATCCGCGTGCTGCAGGTGGACACCGTGGCCTGGGTGCTCAGCGGCGCCTTCGCCGGTGTGTGCGGCCTGCTGCTGGCCAACATGGTGCGGCTGCAGGCCACGCTGCTGACTTTTCTCGTGATCCCGGCCTTCGCCGCCGCCATCCTGGGCCGGCTGCACTCGCTGCCGGCCACGGTGGCGGCGGGCCTGGGCATCGGCGTGCTGGAGGCCCTGGCCATCACGGTGCCCGGCTTCGCCGCCTACCGCACCGCCACGCCCTTCCTGGTGGCGCTGGTGGCCATCCTGTTCTTCCGCAACACGGCCCGCAAGGCCTGA
- a CDS encoding MoaF C-terminal domain-containing protein, with amino-acid sequence MAQNAPAGWKNYEDFAAGIDTNRLPPSAALVGQPLLFALPGSELALDIEGPNRVGWSWRGERGHDWCEVIEVAPQTWFVDMTFEQRSLEALTLVFNSATRRALAVPARVRSAEEAGAEPRVAQEFLVGTLGRDASAASGLVPHPSRDLIGLRTLQTYSPHHVYEHTYLSSTRYAWQCLKGEQRGHGDVDLSTVFQFAENQYLFTFREFIIPVASTFFFNFDTLRSTGKFLGVTGAGCVANNPAGAFIHELSRSVYPDGIQPA; translated from the coding sequence ATGGCCCAGAACGCCCCCGCTGGCTGGAAGAACTACGAGGACTTCGCTGCCGGCATCGACACCAACCGCCTGCCGCCGAGCGCGGCGCTGGTCGGCCAGCCATTGCTGTTCGCGCTGCCGGGCAGCGAACTCGCGCTCGACATCGAGGGCCCGAATCGGGTCGGCTGGTCGTGGCGCGGCGAGCGCGGCCACGACTGGTGCGAGGTGATCGAAGTGGCGCCACAGACTTGGTTCGTGGATATGACCTTCGAGCAGCGCTCGCTGGAGGCGCTGACGCTGGTGTTCAACAGTGCCACGCGGCGCGCGCTGGCCGTGCCGGCGCGCGTGCGCAGCGCCGAGGAAGCCGGCGCCGAGCCGCGCGTGGCGCAGGAGTTCCTGGTCGGCACGCTCGGGCGCGACGCCAGTGCGGCCAGCGGCCTGGTGCCGCACCCCTCGCGCGACCTGATCGGCCTGCGCACGCTGCAGACGTATAGCCCCCACCACGTCTACGAGCACACCTACCTGAGCTCCACGCGCTACGCCTGGCAGTGCCTCAAGGGCGAGCAGCGCGGCCATGGCGATGTGGACCTGTCCACCGTGTTCCAGTTCGCCGAGAACCAGTACCTGTTCACCTTCCGCGAGTTCATCATCCCGGTGGCCTCGACTTTCTTCTTCAACTTCGACACCCTGCGCTCGACCGGCAAGTTCCTCGGCGTCACGGGCGCCGGCTGCGTGGCCAACAACCCCGCGGGCGCCTTCATCCACGAGCTCTCGCGCAGCGTCTACCCCGATGGCATCCAGCCGGCCTGA
- a CDS encoding ABC transporter substrate-binding protein — MTIATRIPASRPLALAALGLAATLWGGSAAAQSCGLNNGKKATGEPIPIGAVVGKTGPDDFSASGAAAAAYFKCVNENGGINGRPVEYIVADDQWNPEVAAQVASKLVKDRKVLAMAGNTSFVECGANAKMYAQEDVMVIAGTGVPRECFFAKNYVPLNAGPRVSATVAAMYAAQKYKAKKMVCIIPNIPSLGNWACEGPKEWGRKNGVEVETLTIDPGSADPTSVVLQAAAKKPDAVIFNVPKGILVPMLGAAEQQNLGKKIRFLSAAPAYNVEVPKAIGAYWKGNFDTNLEFQPLESAGPDNKNWLAVMDKYGTKGDPRDTFSQAGYLAARLLTETLLKLDPKKLDRATVGEALRKVSGFKSDILCKPFYIGAGQRHNANNSGPMMQSAGNGWTLTAPCLTADDPELADVRADEQKMSLR, encoded by the coding sequence ATGACGATCGCCACCCGCATTCCCGCATCCCGTCCGCTGGCCCTGGCCGCCCTGGGCCTGGCCGCCACCCTGTGGGGCGGCAGCGCCGCCGCCCAGTCCTGCGGCCTGAACAACGGCAAGAAAGCCACCGGCGAGCCGATCCCGATCGGCGCCGTGGTCGGCAAGACCGGGCCGGACGACTTCAGCGCCTCGGGCGCGGCGGCCGCGGCCTACTTCAAGTGCGTCAACGAGAACGGCGGCATCAACGGCCGGCCGGTCGAGTACATCGTGGCCGACGACCAGTGGAACCCCGAGGTGGCGGCGCAGGTGGCCTCCAAGCTCGTGAAGGACCGCAAGGTACTGGCCATGGCCGGCAACACCAGCTTCGTGGAGTGCGGCGCCAACGCCAAGATGTACGCGCAGGAAGACGTGATGGTGATCGCCGGCACCGGCGTGCCGCGCGAGTGCTTCTTCGCGAAGAACTACGTGCCGCTGAACGCCGGCCCGCGCGTCTCGGCCACCGTGGCCGCGATGTACGCGGCGCAGAAGTACAAGGCGAAGAAAATGGTCTGCATCATCCCCAACATCCCGAGCCTGGGCAACTGGGCCTGCGAGGGCCCGAAGGAGTGGGGCCGCAAGAACGGCGTGGAGGTGGAGACGCTGACCATCGACCCGGGCTCGGCCGACCCGACCTCGGTGGTGTTGCAGGCCGCCGCCAAGAAGCCCGACGCCGTGATCTTCAACGTGCCCAAGGGCATCCTGGTGCCCATGCTGGGCGCCGCCGAGCAGCAGAACCTGGGCAAGAAGATCCGCTTCCTGTCGGCCGCGCCGGCCTACAACGTCGAGGTGCCCAAGGCCATCGGCGCCTACTGGAAGGGCAACTTCGACACCAACCTGGAGTTCCAGCCGCTGGAGTCGGCCGGCCCCGACAACAAGAACTGGCTGGCGGTGATGGACAAGTACGGTACCAAGGGCGACCCGCGCGACACCTTCTCGCAGGCCGGCTACCTGGCCGCGCGCCTGCTGACCGAGACGCTGCTCAAGCTCGACCCGAAGAAGCTCGACCGCGCCACGGTCGGCGAGGCCCTGCGCAAGGTCAGCGGCTTCAAGAGCGACATCCTGTGCAAGCCGTTCTACATCGGCGCCGGCCAGCGCCACAACGCCAACAACAGCGGCCCGATGATGCAGTCCGCCGGCAACGGCTGGACCCTCACCGCGCCCTGCCTCACGGCCGACGACCCCGAGCTGGCGGACGTGCGGGCCGACGAACAGAAGATGAGCCTCAGGTAA
- a CDS encoding cysteine-rich CWC family protein, with translation MSTAPDPRRCPLCGQPNDCAMQRQRDTGEPQPPCWCTTVRFERVVLERIPTEARRLACVCRACATAATPAPPSA, from the coding sequence ATGTCCACCGCCCCCGATCCCCGCCGCTGCCCGCTGTGCGGCCAGCCCAACGACTGCGCCATGCAGCGCCAGCGCGACACGGGCGAGCCGCAGCCGCCATGCTGGTGCACCACGGTGCGCTTCGAGCGCGTGGTGCTCGAACGCATCCCGACCGAGGCACGCCGCCTGGCCTGCGTCTGCCGCGCCTGCGCCACGGCCGCCACCCCCGCGCCGCCCTCGGCCTGA